One stretch of Vulpes lagopus strain Blue_001 chromosome 12, ASM1834538v1, whole genome shotgun sequence DNA includes these proteins:
- the LOC121473026 gene encoding 40S ribosomal protein S29-like, with amino-acid sequence MGHQQFYWSHLRKFGQGSCSCHICSNPHCLIQKYSPNVCCQCFHHYKRGIGFIKLD; translated from the coding sequence ATGGGTCACCAGCAATTCTACTGGAGCCACCTGAGGAAATTTGGCCAGGGTTCTTGTTCTTGCCACATCTGCTCAAACCCACATTGTCTGATCCAGAAATACAGTCCCAATGTGTGCTGCCAGTGTTTCCATCACTATAAGAGAGGTATAGGCTTCATTAAGTTGGATTAA